From the genome of Alosa sapidissima isolate fAloSap1 chromosome 14, fAloSap1.pri, whole genome shotgun sequence, one region includes:
- the tmem144b gene encoding transmembrane protein 144b has product MTSWRMHVLFSLNILCTMVAANGESDLDASAFDVELPWPLSGEVLGYIGCLVAAVFYGSQYIPLKKVETGDGMFFQWVNCLAIWLVGFLGNQILHSPAVHPLAMLGGAIWATGNITAISIIKSVGLGLGVLLWGSTGLLMGWASSRFGWFGIGTQEVSRPVLNYCGAALCLFSLCMFLCVKSNIEPQIRHRMSQIPEASPLLIDRRLNPDYCDDSGAWLDSISPKSKRLLGCSLAVIAGIFYGFTFVPLLYIKHQALVNGSMFAGASQNDLDYCFAQYNGIFLTSTLYFLIYCVAMKNKPCLYPRAVLPAFLSGIMWGLATYSWFMANTYLNTIITFPIVTAGYSLVAAMWGSVVFKEVRGLANCLVFILAAAVVLTGTVLTALSKM; this is encoded by the exons ATGACATCATGGAGAATGCACGTTTTGTTCTCCCTTAACATCCTATGCACCATGGTCGCCGCAAACGGAGAATCAG ATTTGGATGCATCTGCTTTTGATGTCGAGCTGCCATGGCCTTTGTCTGGCGAAGTTTTGGGCTATATCGGATGTTTGGTGGCGGCTGTCTTTTACGGAAGTCAGTACATCCCCTTGAAAAAGGTGGAGACGGGCGATG GCATGTTCTTCCAGTGGGTGAACTGTCTGGCAATCTGGCTGGTGGGTTTCCTGGGGAACCAAATCCTCCACTCACCGGCTGTGCATCCATTGGCCATGTTGGGTGGAGCCATCTGGGCTACAG GTAACATTACTGCGATTTCCATCATAAAGTCTGTTGGTCTGGGCCTGGGTGTCCTGTTGTGGGGGTCCACTGGACTGCTGATGGGGTGGGCCAGCTCAAG GTTTGGTTGGTTTGGCATTGGCACACAGGAGGTGTCCAGGCCCGTGCTGAACTACTGTGGCGCAGCCCTCTGTCTGTTCAG CTTGTGCATGTTCCTCTGCGTGAAGAGTAATATAGAGCCCCAGATCAGACACAGGATGTCCCAAATACCAGAGGCGTCCCCCCTCCTCATAGAccgg AGACTGAACCCTGACTACTGTGATGACTCTGGGGCATGGTTGGACTCCATCTCCCCCAAGTCCAAACGCCTCCT AGGTTGCTCGCTGGCTGTCATAGCTGGAATCTTTTACGGCTTCACATTTGTGCCTCTCCTCTACATCAAGCACCAGGCCTTGGTCAACGGCAGCATGTTCGCAGGGGCCAGCCAGAACG aTCTCGACTACTGCTTTGCACAGTATAACGGGATCTTCCTGACAAGTACTTTATACTTCCTGATCTACTGTGTGGCCATGAAGAACAAACCTTGCCTATACCCCCGAGCCGTCCTCCCAG cGTTCCTGAGCGGGATCATGTGGGGATTAGCCACATACTCCTGGTTTATGGCCAACACCTACCTGAACACAATCATCACCTTTCCTATTGTGACTGCC GGTTACAGCCTTGTAGCAGCAATGTGGGGAAGTGTGGTCTTTAAAGAAGTTCGG GGTCTGGCCAACTGCCTTGTGTTTATTTTGGCTGCTGCGGTGGTCTTGACTGGAACTGTGCTGACTGCCCTCTCCAAGATGTAA